GTCCAGCGTTTGGCCGGCCAATACCACAGCCTGTGGATGCTGGACGGAGCAGAACGGCATCCCCGCGTCTGGCAGGAAGATATGGCCAACCTCCAACAGCCGGCCTGGTCCCCGGATGGCCAGCGGCTGGCGTATGTCTCAGACCGGGACGGTGCGGACCAGATTTGGACCGCGCGGGCAGATGGCACGGATGCCCGGCCGCTGACTACGGAGCGCTCCGCGGCCGGCCAGCCCGCGTGGAGCTACGATGGGACTTACGTGGTGTACAGCGTGAGAGAGGACGGCAACTGGGATATTATCCGCGCTAGCGCCGACGGCTCAGGGCGCATACCCTTGACCAGCTCGCCGGCGGTGGATTGGCAGCCGGCATGCTCACCGGTCGGTGACCAGATCGCTTTCGTCTCTAACCGCACCGGCGTGTTCCAGATATATGTCATGGATATGGCCGGCGGCAATTTGCGCCAGCTCACGGATTTCGCCGGCGGTGCGGAACAGCCCCGCTGGTCGCCGGATGGCTCCTGGCTGGTCTTCGTCGGCTATGCGGGACGAGGAGAGGGGTTGAACGGCAGGGAACTGTTCATCATGCGCAGCGACGGCCGCGACGTGATGCGCTTGACCTATAACCTGGCGGATGATACGGAGCCGGCCTGGCTGAGTCTGGCCCCTGTCCCGGGGGCCAGCACTGCAGAAGCGGCGTCCATGGAATTAGAGGCTTCCTATT
Above is a genomic segment from Anaerolineae bacterium containing:
- a CDS encoding PD40 domain-containing protein: MENRTETLRSGFRLYQWLILGALAAAVIGAYGILIHLVVSRLHPPPPRREIVLAAPAEGTVVTAGGSVTIQAECRGADVYRIELWVDSAPIQVAARSLPADDSPWNVEAEWTAGWPGLHHVSARGLTPAGDMVSTAERTVLVVPDGEVLFVSNRDGPYALYRMRLDGTGIERVFAGLGDSREPAVNRFGQVVFVQRLAGQYHSLWMLDGAERHPRVWQEDMANLQQPAWSPDGQRLAYVSDRDGADQIWTARADGTDARPLTTERSAAGQPAWSYDGTYVVYSVREDGNWDIIRASADGSGRIPLTSSPAVDWQPACSPVGDQIAFVSNRTGVFQIYVMDMAGGNLRQLTDFAGGAEQPRWSPDGSWLVFVGYAGRGEGLNGRELFIMRSDGRDVMRLTYNLADDTEPAWLSLAPVPGASTAEAASMELEASYFDNLTCAGEPRARRQETVIDYDWGLGSPVPGVPAERFSVCWTGSVR